The Anabrus simplex isolate iqAnaSimp1 chromosome 1, ASM4041472v1, whole genome shotgun sequence genome window below encodes:
- the LOC136857691 gene encoding uncharacterized protein → MLPLRLFAVLSAVLVAVHGHGMLIDPPNRGSMWRFGFKTPPNYDDDGQFCGGREVQIANGGKCGECGDDYRLPRPRPAENGGLYGQGIIVDTYREGQVITAVTELTANHWGYFEYKLCPLGQPTEMETEECFSKYPLPLADGSGYRYYLLSKEEGKYPVKLKLPEGLTCDQCVLQWTYRTANTWGMCPNGTGADGCGPQEHFRTCSDIAIH, encoded by the exons ATGCTTCCTCTAAGACTGTTCGCTGTGCTATCTGCCGTATTGGTCGCCGTGCACGGCCATGGCATGCTCATCGACCCACCGAACCGCGGTTCCATGTGGCGCTTCGGTTTCAAGACGCCGCCCAACTACGACGACGACGGACAGTTCTGTGGCGGTCGAGAG GTTCAGATCGCCAATGGCGGCAAGTGTGGCGAGTGTGGCGATGACTACCGTCTTCCTAGACCTCGGCCTGCAGAGAACGGCGGCTTGTACGGACAGGGTATCATCGTGGATAC GTATCGCGAGGGCCAAGTGATTACAGCGGTTACAGAACTTACAGCCAACCACTGGGGTTACTTTGAATACAAGCTGTGTCCTCTGGGTCAGCCGACAGAGATGGAGACAGAGGAGTGTTTCTCTAAATACCCCCTTCCTCTGGCTGATGGTAGTGGATATAGGTACTACCTGCTCTCTAAGGAAGAGGGTAAATATCCAGTGAAGTTAAAACTACCAGAGGGACTCACATGCGACCAGTGCGTGCTGCAGTGGACTTACAGaacag CCAACACTTGGGGCATGTGCCCGAATGGCACAGGAGCTGACGGCTGCGGTCCCCAGGAACACTTCAGAACCTGCTCCGATATTGCCATCCACTAG